From one Rhodamnia argentea isolate NSW1041297 chromosome 1, ASM2092103v1, whole genome shotgun sequence genomic stretch:
- the LOC115740261 gene encoding mucin-17-like gives MARGSSKCLFLFPLSLLIICYSGTLVGFYYHANAKTADSSSIKTSTFFKLKEVAPSQIETFAADNQGLSSLTNFGEPVHLFLNADQIKNVLHSEPSSISLLKLKAQTLASHPQARLEGIILEFGYQNVGRTELRKISSTLALVNGVMNSEKKMKVSVAFPLAFLERLGKDGSEEPLHRLFSSIEKSAPMVIIEDNIASEPGDRDKVVRSVIQRALLAGSLFSPNHIPLVLSLKTPVFHSTAEAAQLIDSVLKSLESNGQTKPGKIVELYTDVSDMQELRYRDVQHKRPVSFHRELLSHLKHSLRDLVTSPTTTFPVTPVSATPVTTPDTSAPTIITVPSTTPVTETPENPPATPIVFPPTNPVNPPVPVTNPAAPIMLPPTNPVNPPVPITNPAATPIAVPGAQPVTNPVTTYPSPPGGVPVTTPVTNPVAPPATTNAPAVPGQSWCVARSGVSETALQQALDYACGIGGADCSQIQQGASCYNPTTLQNHASYAFNSYYQKNPVATSCDFGGTAVVVNANPSVGSCIYQTYPLSSAPATTTTPTPTPTTASLSPPSTGVPMTSSGTPPAVVNPVSTSPTGFTLESPPAVNTSTSASTKLQPYSYTGNIVVLTTLVAARLMLAR, from the exons ATGGCCAGAGGATCCTCCAAATGCCTCTTCTTATTCCCCTTGTCTCTTCTCATCATTTGTTATTCTG GAACTCTGGTGGGTTTCTATTACCATGCAAATGCGAAGACTGCGGATTCATCGAGTATTAAAACTTCAACATTCTTCAAGCTAAAAGAGGTTGCTCCATCACAGATCGAGACATTTGCTGCTGATAACCAAGGTTTAAGTTCTCTCACCAACTTTGGGGAACCAGTCCACCTCTTCCTAAATGCAGACCAAATTAAGAATGTTCTGCATTCTGAACCATCTTCTATTTCATTGCTCAAACTCAAAGCCCAAACACTGGCGTCTCATCCTCAAGCAAGATTAGAAGGCATAATACTAGAATTTGGTTATCAGAATGTGGGTCGAACTGAGCTGCGCAAGATCTCATCCACCTTGGCATTAGTCAATGGTGTCATGAATAGTGAGAAAAAGATGAAGGTTTCTGTGGCCTTTCCTCTGGCTTTCTTAGAGAGATTGGGGAAAGATGGTTCAGAAGAGCCGCTGCATAGGTTATTCAGTTCCATTGAGAAGTCGGCACCGATGGTAATCATTGAAGACAATATCGCAAGTGAACCAGGTGACAGAGATAAGGTTGTTCGCTCTGTCATTCAAAGAGCACTTCTAGCCGGTTCTCTTTTCTCACCCAATCATATTCCTCTAGTCCTGTCCCTCAAAACACCAGTTTTTCATAGCACAGCAGAAGCGGCTCAGTTGATTGATAGTGTCTTGAAATCATTAGAAAGCAACGGTCAGACCAAACCTGGCAAGATAGTGGAACTCTATACAGATGTATCAGACATGCAAGAACTCAGGTATCGAGATGTTCAACACAAAAGACCAGTTTCTTTCCACAGAGAACTCCTGAGCCACCTGAAACACAGTCTGCGCGACTTGGTTACCTCTCCGACAACCACATTCCCAGTGACTCCGGTATCGGCAACACCAGTCACCACTCCAGATACCTCCGCACCCACCATCATCACCGTGCCTTCTACCACCCCAGTCACGGAAACTCCAGAGAATCCTCCGGCAACACCTATTGTCTTTCCCCCGACAAATCCTGTTAACCCTCCCGTGCCAGTCACAAATCCGGCGGCACCTATCATGCTTCCCCCGACAAATCCTGTTAACCCTCCCGTGCCAATCACAAATCCGGCCGCGACACCAATCGCAGTCCCTGGGGCCCAGCCGGTAACTAACCCCGTGACAACATATCCGTCACCACCAGGGGGCGTTCCTGTTACAACACCCGTCACAAACCCAGTCGCACCTCCGGCGACTACAAATGCACCTGCAGTCCCAGGACAGAGTTGGTGTGTAGCCAGGAGTGGAGTATCGGAAACTGCACTACAACAAGCACTGGATTACGCTTGCGGCATCGGGGGAGCAGATTGTTCGCAAATTCAGCAGGGCGCAAGCTGTTACAATCCGACTACTCTTCAGAACCACGCGTCCTATGCTTTCAACAGCTACTATCAAAAGAATCCAGTGGCTACGAGCTGCGACTTCGGGGGGACTGCCGTTGTTGTTAATGCCAATCCAA GCGTTGGTTCTTGCATTTACCAGACCTATCCATTATCATCTGCACCAGCAACTACCACGACACCGACACCAACACCAACAACAGCATCTTTGTCTCCTCCATCGACTGGGGTGCCCATGACAAG